The following proteins are co-located in the Flavobacterium sp. CECT 9288 genome:
- a CDS encoding FtsX-like permease family protein, with amino-acid sequence MNFPLYIAKRYLKSNSKNNAINIINRIASLGIIVGAMALFVVLSVFSGLKVFSLSFANDIDPDLKIGSTLGKSFFVLPSQEKQIKKIDGIVSYSKIIEERVLFTFDGKQEVATLKGVDHNFNKVNALDKKLFNGQWLSPDTYQVVVGYGIAQKFSMGLLDFNNQLEVLVPKPGKGAIENPEQAFNKTDVIPVGIYNINDDLDSKYVFADLGLAQELLEYKPNQVSGIEFKVSKTADEKAITSQLNSIFSHKITVKNRAQLNEALYKMLNTENIAVYLIFTLVIVVALFNLIGALIMMILDKKGNLKTLYNLGTEIKDLRKIFLLQGTLLSVFGGITGLTIGIIIVLLQEYFQLIMITPTLAYPVVFSLENVLIVMGTIVSLGFIASLIASSRVSKRLLE; translated from the coding sequence TTGAATTTTCCGCTTTATATAGCCAAACGTTACCTCAAAAGTAATAGCAAAAACAACGCTATTAACATCATCAATCGGATTGCCAGTTTGGGAATTATTGTTGGTGCCATGGCTTTGTTTGTGGTTTTATCAGTGTTTAGCGGACTTAAAGTATTTAGTCTTTCGTTTGCAAATGATATAGATCCTGATTTAAAAATAGGCAGCACTCTGGGTAAATCTTTCTTTGTTTTACCAAGTCAGGAAAAGCAGATTAAAAAAATTGACGGCATCGTTTCCTATTCTAAAATTATTGAAGAGCGGGTTTTGTTTACTTTTGATGGCAAACAAGAGGTTGCTACTCTTAAAGGAGTGGACCACAATTTTAATAAAGTAAATGCCCTTGATAAAAAACTTTTTAACGGGCAATGGCTTAGCCCAGATACGTACCAAGTAGTTGTAGGCTACGGAATTGCTCAAAAATTCTCCATGGGATTGTTGGATTTTAATAATCAACTGGAAGTTTTAGTTCCAAAACCAGGAAAAGGCGCCATTGAAAATCCTGAACAAGCCTTTAATAAAACCGATGTAATACCAGTAGGCATCTACAATATAAACGATGACTTAGACTCAAAGTATGTTTTTGCTGACTTGGGTTTAGCCCAAGAATTACTGGAATACAAACCCAATCAAGTTTCGGGAATAGAATTTAAAGTATCTAAAACAGCCGATGAAAAGGCAATTACATCCCAATTAAACTCCATTTTTAGCCATAAAATCACGGTAAAAAACCGAGCCCAACTCAACGAGGCTCTCTATAAAATGCTAAACACTGAGAATATTGCTGTGTATTTAATTTTTACATTAGTGATTGTGGTGGCACTTTTTAACTTAATTGGCGCTTTGATAATGATGATTTTGGACAAAAAAGGAAATTTAAAAACACTTTATAACCTGGGTACTGAAATAAAAGACTTACGCAAAATATTCTTACTTCAAGGTACTTTATTGAGTGTTTTTGGTGGAATTACAGGATTAACTATTGGGATTATTATTGTTTTATTGCAAGAATACTTCCAGTTGATTATGATTACTCCTACACTAGCCTACCCCGTTGTTTTCTCTCTTGAAAATGTTCTTATTGTGATGGGAACCATTGTATCGCTGGGTTTTATTGCGTCACTGATAGCGAGTAGTAGGGTTAGTAAAAGGTTATTAGAATAA
- a CDS encoding pyridoxamine 5'-phosphate oxidase family protein: protein MPTSPQDSITINDTSYNLQELEKLAWKKLVNGSVKKKNGFRTMCVGTINENNTAALRIVVNRKVDEIQKIIYFHTDNRSRKCYDLQKDNRISLLFYDARQRVQIVVKAHATLHTNDALSNDRWNATSPQARLGYMTLEPPNSKSDHPTLGYEERFSTLKPTDIESDLFQENFTVVACTVYELEFLYIDFTGNRKANFFYENSVLQDSFWAVP, encoded by the coding sequence ATGCCTACTTCACCACAAGATTCTATTACCATAAACGACACTTCTTATAACTTACAAGAGCTAGAAAAACTAGCTTGGAAGAAATTAGTCAACGGTTCAGTCAAGAAAAAAAACGGTTTCCGAACCATGTGCGTTGGTACCATAAATGAAAACAACACTGCCGCTTTGCGAATTGTAGTAAACAGAAAAGTAGATGAAATTCAAAAAATCATTTACTTTCACACGGACAATCGCTCCCGAAAATGTTATGATTTACAAAAAGACAATCGCATTTCACTCTTGTTTTACGATGCGCGCCAACGGGTTCAAATTGTTGTGAAAGCACACGCCACTTTACACACTAACGATGCCTTATCAAATGATCGTTGGAACGCAACTAGTCCGCAAGCTCGTCTAGGTTATATGACATTGGAACCACCCAATTCAAAATCAGACCATCCAACCTTGGGATACGAAGAACGTTTTTCGACCCTAAAGCCCACAGATATTGAAAGTGATTTGTTTCAAGAAAATTTCACGGTTGTCGCTTGTACCGTCTATGAACTTGAATTTTTATACATCGACTTTACTGGCAACAGAAAAGCTAATTTCTTTTACGAAAACAGTGTTTTACAAGATAGTTTTTGGGCAGTTCCTTAA
- the dusB gene encoding tRNA dihydrouridine synthase DusB, whose product MIKIGDHIVLPDFPLLLAPMEDVSDPPFRRLCKMHGADMMYSEFISSEGLIRDAIKSRMKLDIFDYERPVGIQIFGGDEEAMALSSKIVSTVNPDLIDINFGCPVKKVVCKGAGAGVLKDVDLMIRLTKAVIDSTHLPVTVKTRLGWDDNSINIDEVAERLQDIGVAALSIHARTRAQMYKGHSDWSHIARVKNNPRITMPIFGNGDIDSPEKALQYKNEYGIDGIMIGRAAIGYPWIFDEIKHYFKTGEHLAKPTVIDRVEAVRNHLTWAMDWKGERLGIVETRPHYTNYFKGIHSFKTHKQKLVTLDRPEELFAALDEIQDAYAGYEVV is encoded by the coding sequence TTGATTAAAATAGGCGACCATATTGTTTTACCGGATTTTCCCTTACTTCTTGCTCCAATGGAAGATGTGAGCGATCCGCCGTTTCGTAGATTGTGCAAAATGCATGGTGCTGATATGATGTACTCTGAATTTATCTCATCAGAAGGTTTGATTCGTGACGCCATCAAAAGCCGAATGAAATTGGATATTTTTGATTACGAGCGACCTGTGGGGATCCAGATTTTTGGTGGCGATGAAGAGGCAATGGCACTTTCGTCAAAAATAGTTTCTACTGTAAATCCAGATCTCATTGACATCAATTTTGGCTGCCCTGTCAAAAAAGTAGTCTGCAAAGGTGCCGGTGCTGGTGTTTTAAAAGATGTTGACTTAATGATTCGGTTAACCAAAGCCGTTATTGATAGTACTCATTTGCCAGTAACGGTGAAAACGCGTTTGGGTTGGGATGATAATTCTATCAATATTGATGAGGTTGCAGAACGTTTGCAAGACATTGGCGTTGCTGCATTGAGCATTCACGCTAGAACGCGTGCCCAAATGTACAAGGGCCACTCAGATTGGTCACACATTGCCCGTGTGAAAAACAATCCAAGAATTACGATGCCTATTTTCGGTAATGGCGATATTGATTCTCCAGAGAAAGCATTACAGTATAAAAATGAATACGGCATTGACGGAATCATGATTGGTCGCGCCGCTATTGGTTATCCTTGGATATTTGATGAAATCAAACATTACTTCAAAACAGGAGAACATTTAGCAAAACCTACCGTTATTGATCGTGTAGAAGCTGTGCGCAATCACCTTACTTGGGCCATGGACTGGAAAGGCGAACGATTAGGAATTGTTGAAACGCGTCCGCATTACACGAATTATTTCAAAGGAATCCATTCTTTTAAAACCCACAAACAAAAATTAGTTACTCTAGATCGTCCGGAAGAGTTATTTGCCGCTTTAGATGAAATTCAGGATGCTTATGCCGGTTATGAGGTAGTTTAA
- a CDS encoding AraC family transcriptional regulator encodes MLFQFGFYSSVLLISFTQGIVYSVLLLAKAIKTDNKSNYWLSFFIFLCSLYIAPWMLGFAGWYDNQPYRDILFYTPFQHLLWIGPIIFFYTQSLLNPSFKFSKKEAIHILPGLLYLIYIIAIWIYDKFIFGDYYFYENGMDKDFEEWYQKLGLLSMIVYFILSIRYYNVYKRLIFQVVSYADSVLFKWIQTYLIAFLVMLLLPLVFDGVEYFLPEMKSYQGSWWFYLSFSIVMYYIAITGYSNPTNATIPFKMSFFDKSPILLLDNSSAGNLETSIDIQYESVEETVSPETEHWKSKIETLIQAEKLYQNPELTLTDLAKKLETNASVISKTINQGFQMNFNDYINNFRIEAVKMSLSNGEHKKSTLLGIAFDCGFNSKATFNRAFKKNTSKTPKEYTENL; translated from the coding sequence ATGCTTTTTCAATTTGGCTTTTACAGTTCCGTTTTACTTATTTCGTTTACACAAGGAATTGTATACAGCGTTTTGTTACTAGCAAAAGCTATTAAAACCGACAATAAATCGAATTATTGGCTGAGTTTTTTCATTTTTCTTTGTAGCCTCTATATTGCACCTTGGATGCTTGGTTTTGCGGGCTGGTATGACAATCAACCCTATCGGGATATTTTATTTTACACTCCTTTTCAACACCTTTTATGGATAGGTCCAATCATCTTTTTTTACACACAAAGCTTACTGAATCCCTCATTTAAATTTTCGAAAAAAGAGGCAATACATATTCTGCCAGGATTGCTGTATCTTATTTACATTATTGCTATTTGGATTTACGACAAATTCATTTTTGGCGACTATTATTTTTACGAAAATGGAATGGACAAAGACTTCGAGGAATGGTATCAAAAATTAGGTTTACTCTCGATGATTGTATACTTTATTTTGAGCATTCGATATTACAATGTTTACAAAAGACTGATATTTCAAGTAGTAAGTTATGCCGATTCGGTTTTGTTTAAATGGATTCAAACGTATTTGATTGCTTTTTTAGTGATGTTGCTTTTACCACTCGTTTTTGATGGTGTTGAATACTTTTTACCAGAAATGAAATCGTATCAAGGCAGTTGGTGGTTTTATCTTTCTTTCTCGATTGTGATGTACTACATTGCCATTACGGGATATTCTAATCCTACAAATGCTACGATACCCTTTAAAATGTCTTTTTTTGACAAAAGTCCCATTCTTTTATTGGACAACAGCAGTGCCGGTAATTTGGAAACGAGCATTGACATTCAGTATGAGTCGGTAGAAGAGACTGTTTCGCCCGAAACGGAACATTGGAAATCTAAAATAGAAACCTTAATTCAGGCTGAAAAACTCTATCAAAATCCCGAATTAACACTTACTGATTTGGCAAAAAAATTAGAAACCAACGCCTCTGTTATTTCCAAAACGATCAATCAAGGTTTTCAAATGAACTTTAATGATTACATCAATAATTTCAGAATTGAAGCGGTTAAAATGAGTTTGTCAAATGGCGAACACAAGAAATCTACCTTGCTAGGAATTGCTTTTGATTGCGGTTTTAATTCGAAAGCTACTTTTAATAGAGCTTTCAAGAAAAATACCTCCAAAACACCAAAAGAATATACAGAAAACCTGTAA
- the lepA gene encoding translation elongation factor 4, with product MKHIRNFCIIAHIDHGKSTLADRLLGATQTVTAREEKAQLLDNMDLERERGITIKSHAIQMEYTYKGEEYILNLIDTPGHVDFSYEVSRSIAACEGALLIVDAAQSIQAQTISNLYLALENDLEIIPVLNKVDLPSANPEEVSDDIIDLLGCDLEDIIHASGKTGFGVENILAAIIEKIPAPKGNVDEPLQALIFDSHYNPFRGIEVIFRVVNGEIKKGQKIKFMATGNEYFADEIGTLKLNQVPKQVISAGDVGYLISGIKEAKEVKVGDTLTDAKTPTTNMITGFEDVKPMVFAGIYPVDTEDYEDLRASMEKLQLNDASLVFLPESSAALGFGFRCGFLGMLHMEIIQERLEREFDMTVITTVPNVSYLAYTKKDPETPFIINNPSDLPEPSRLDRVEEPFIKATIITKADFVGNVMSLCIEKRGVITNQTYLTTERVELNFDMPLAEIVFDFYDRLKTVSKGYASFDYSPIGMRTSKLVRLDVLLNSQSVDALSALIHESNAYNIGKKMCEKLRELIPRQQFDIPIQAAIGAKIIARETIKALRKDVTAKCYGGDISRKRKLLEKQKKGKKRMRLVGNVEIPQEAFMAVLKLND from the coding sequence ATGAAACACATAAGGAATTTTTGCATTATTGCACATATTGATCACGGGAAAAGTACGCTTGCAGACCGTTTACTAGGTGCTACACAAACTGTAACTGCTCGTGAAGAAAAGGCGCAATTGCTTGACAATATGGACTTGGAGCGTGAACGTGGTATTACTATTAAAAGTCACGCCATTCAGATGGAGTACACCTACAAGGGTGAGGAATACATCTTGAACTTGATTGACACTCCGGGACACGTTGATTTTTCGTATGAAGTTTCTCGATCTATTGCTGCCTGCGAAGGTGCGCTTTTGATTGTGGATGCAGCGCAGAGTATTCAGGCACAAACGATTTCAAATTTATATCTGGCTTTAGAAAACGACTTGGAAATCATTCCGGTTTTGAACAAAGTAGATTTGCCAAGCGCCAACCCTGAAGAGGTGAGCGATGATATTATTGACTTATTGGGTTGCGACCTAGAGGATATTATTCACGCCTCTGGAAAAACTGGTTTTGGTGTCGAAAATATATTAGCAGCAATTATTGAAAAAATTCCTGCTCCAAAAGGAAATGTTGACGAGCCTTTGCAAGCTTTGATTTTTGACTCTCATTACAACCCGTTTAGAGGTATTGAGGTTATTTTTAGAGTGGTAAATGGTGAAATTAAAAAAGGGCAAAAAATTAAATTCATGGCTACTGGCAATGAATATTTTGCTGATGAAATAGGTACTTTGAAACTCAATCAAGTGCCAAAACAAGTGATTTCAGCAGGTGATGTTGGATACTTAATTTCTGGAATTAAAGAGGCGAAAGAAGTAAAAGTAGGTGATACACTTACGGATGCAAAAACGCCAACAACGAATATGATTACGGGTTTTGAGGATGTAAAACCGATGGTTTTTGCAGGTATTTATCCTGTTGATACAGAGGATTACGAAGATTTGCGTGCCTCGATGGAAAAACTACAATTGAACGATGCTTCGCTTGTATTTTTGCCTGAGAGTTCAGCAGCTTTAGGTTTTGGTTTCCGATGTGGATTCTTAGGAATGCTACACATGGAAATTATCCAAGAGCGATTGGAGCGCGAGTTTGACATGACTGTAATTACTACGGTTCCTAACGTTTCGTATTTGGCGTATACCAAAAAAGATCCGGAGACACCGTTTATCATTAACAACCCTTCTGATTTACCGGAACCTTCACGTTTAGACCGTGTAGAGGAGCCTTTTATCAAGGCAACTATCATCACTAAAGCTGATTTTGTGGGTAACGTAATGAGTTTGTGTATTGAAAAACGTGGTGTAATTACCAATCAAACTTACTTGACAACAGAGCGTGTTGAATTGAATTTTGACATGCCACTTGCAGAGATTGTATTTGATTTTTACGATAGATTGAAAACGGTTTCTAAAGGGTATGCCTCATTTGACTACTCTCCAATAGGAATGCGTACATCTAAGTTGGTTAGACTTGATGTATTATTGAACTCGCAATCTGTAGATGCTTTGTCTGCGTTGATTCACGAGAGTAATGCCTACAACATTGGTAAAAAAATGTGTGAAAAATTGCGCGAATTGATTCCGAGACAGCAATTTGACATTCCAATTCAAGCAGCCATTGGTGCTAAAATCATTGCACGTGAAACAATCAAAGCATTGCGTAAAGACGTTACAGCAAAATGTTACGGAGGAGATATTTCTCGTAAACGTAAACTTCTTGAAAAACAGAAAAAAGGTAAAAAGAGAATGCGATTGGTAGGGAATGTTGAAATCCCTCAAGAAGCATTCATGGCCGTATTAAAATTGAATGATTAA
- a CDS encoding type II toxin-antitoxin system RelE/ParE family toxin, giving the protein MSYKNLVLSAKASVEIENAIAHYAIVNKTLAIRLEKEIRSGFKAIVANPESFQCRYFEIRIFWLKKFPFGLYYICDNGHINILAFWHTKEDISSKLSKII; this is encoded by the coding sequence ATGAGTTATAAAAATCTTGTTTTAAGCGCTAAAGCTTCTGTTGAGATTGAAAATGCTATCGCACATTATGCAATAGTAAACAAAACTTTAGCTATAAGACTTGAAAAAGAAATCCGTTCTGGATTCAAAGCTATTGTTGCAAATCCAGAAAGTTTTCAGTGTAGATATTTTGAAATCAGAATATTTTGGTTGAAAAAATTCCCATTCGGACTTTACTATATTTGTGATAATGGCCACATAAATATTTTGGCTTTTTGGCATACCAAAGAAGATATTTCTAGTAAATTGTCAAAAATAATATAG
- a CDS encoding DoxX family protein, which yields MKLLTKITKPVLLPHWSQDLFITIPRIVCGYLLAFNFGADKFGMPWSPVDANLGLFEVAFWFPGDVASYGGIFAIAPAFFAWMGAFAEAVGGLLLLFGFQTRIASFLVICTMLVAIFMQQIQNGLWNCLAAIGFLWVTMFFLILGSGRFGIDYLLTKNKA from the coding sequence ATGAAACTACTTACCAAAATCACTAAACCTGTTTTGTTACCACATTGGTCACAAGATCTATTTATTACTATTCCGCGAATTGTTTGTGGGTACTTGCTGGCTTTTAACTTTGGAGCCGATAAATTTGGAATGCCTTGGTCACCTGTTGATGCCAATTTAGGATTGTTTGAAGTCGCTTTTTGGTTTCCCGGTGATGTGGCAAGTTATGGTGGGATTTTTGCCATTGCTCCAGCTTTTTTTGCTTGGATGGGCGCTTTTGCAGAAGCTGTTGGCGGATTGCTACTGTTATTTGGATTTCAGACCCGTATTGCTTCTTTCTTAGTAATTTGCACCATGCTAGTTGCCATATTTATGCAACAAATACAAAATGGATTGTGGAACTGCCTTGCTGCCATAGGATTTCTTTGGGTTACGATGTTCTTTTTAATACTAGGTTCAGGCCGATTTGGAATTGATTATTTACTAACTAAAAACAAAGCTTAA
- a CDS encoding YbcC family protein translates to MNLTSLRFVEEATLHKLSHFLPAQNPLKDFMHHNTLHAFQDKDFFTALQESSEIFGYKTFLPLSDFRNKLKNNQINAAILDKIIYQKKGEDNFLSWKENVIHKNYDESIHPKIGKLRSLWKEKYAINLDKSTHGILFRILCSYLDQGISVWTFPVHKDGFLASIKELDENGVFSIFSTARAKKLLKEDTSIYKLLQILVGEGLYFENYLFDQQFSHPGWSGMIATLESNPTSLLDERKITLKELITFELLLEIDALDKKFGENWEPLISKITFDAENLFSQSAYSEYFEVLSIWQEAFEWTFYNQALTGLQHKTSVKTSKETTKFQAFFCMDDRECSLRRHIEALEPDAKTFGTAAFFNFEFFYQPINGKFFTKLCPAPVTPKFLIKELPRKKKSAKDYHYHKKSHSLVFGWLISQTLGYTSAFKLFLNIFKPSMSPATSSSFKHLNKKSQLVIENTNPKETIEGLQVGFSVEEMANRVEGILKSIGLVENFAPLVYVVGHGATSVNNTHFAGYDCGACSGRPSSVNAKVLSFAANHVKVREILAERGILIPIETQFLPALHDTTRDEIVFYDEELLSVINTFSHKENNKTFTDALANNAKERSRRFDTINSNESISKVHEKIKNRSVSLFEPRPELNHATNAMCIVGRRSVSDHVFLDRRSFMNSFDYEVDPKGDYLAGILNAVAPVGGGINLEYYFSRVDNHKLGAGSKLPHNVMGLIGVANGIDGDLRPGLPSQMIEVHDPLRLLIVVEHFPEIVKYAITKVPATYEWFINNWVNLVALHPETKELYRFVNGEFEIYKPVFYNIQTIDNSLEYAITSSENLNITLLK, encoded by the coding sequence ATGAATTTAACTTCATTGCGATTTGTGGAGGAGGCAACTCTTCACAAACTTTCGCATTTTCTACCTGCACAAAATCCGTTGAAAGACTTTATGCATCATAACACATTACATGCTTTTCAGGACAAAGACTTCTTTACTGCCTTGCAAGAATCATCTGAAATATTTGGTTATAAAACGTTTTTACCGCTTTCTGATTTTAGAAACAAGCTAAAAAACAACCAAATAAATGCAGCAATTCTTGATAAAATTATTTATCAGAAAAAAGGAGAAGACAACTTTTTATCTTGGAAAGAAAATGTTATACATAAAAATTACGACGAATCCATTCATCCTAAGATTGGAAAACTTAGAAGTCTTTGGAAAGAAAAATACGCCATAAACTTAGACAAATCCACGCATGGTATTCTTTTTAGAATCTTATGTAGTTATTTAGATCAAGGGATTTCTGTTTGGACATTTCCTGTTCATAAAGACGGGTTTTTAGCCTCCATAAAAGAATTAGACGAAAATGGTGTTTTTAGTATTTTTTCAACGGCAAGAGCTAAGAAATTACTAAAAGAAGACACTTCCATTTATAAATTACTTCAAATTTTAGTTGGAGAAGGTTTGTATTTTGAAAATTATCTCTTTGATCAACAATTTTCTCATCCTGGATGGAGCGGTATGATTGCAACTTTAGAAAGCAATCCCACTTCACTTTTAGATGAAAGAAAAATAACTTTAAAAGAACTTATTACTTTCGAGTTACTTTTAGAAATTGACGCTTTAGATAAAAAATTTGGTGAAAATTGGGAACCTTTAATCTCCAAAATCACTTTTGATGCCGAAAATTTATTTTCTCAATCTGCCTATTCAGAATATTTTGAAGTGCTTTCTATTTGGCAAGAAGCTTTTGAATGGACCTTTTACAACCAAGCCTTAACAGGTTTACAACATAAAACAAGTGTAAAAACATCAAAAGAAACTACAAAATTTCAAGCTTTCTTTTGTATGGACGACAGAGAATGTTCATTGCGTAGACATATCGAAGCTTTAGAACCTGATGCAAAAACGTTTGGAACTGCTGCGTTTTTTAATTTCGAATTTTTCTATCAACCTATAAATGGAAAATTCTTTACCAAATTATGTCCAGCACCTGTGACTCCAAAATTTTTAATTAAAGAATTACCGAGAAAAAAGAAAAGCGCTAAAGATTATCATTACCATAAGAAATCGCATTCTTTAGTATTCGGCTGGCTTATTTCTCAAACTTTAGGATATACCTCAGCGTTTAAATTGTTTTTAAATATTTTTAAACCGAGCATGTCACCAGCCACTTCTTCTTCATTTAAACATTTGAATAAGAAATCGCAATTAGTTATTGAAAACACCAACCCAAAGGAAACTATTGAAGGTTTACAAGTTGGTTTTTCAGTTGAAGAAATGGCAAACCGTGTAGAAGGGATTTTAAAAAGTATTGGTTTAGTGGAAAACTTCGCACCTCTTGTGTATGTGGTTGGCCACGGCGCGACAAGCGTAAACAACACCCATTTTGCGGGTTACGATTGCGGTGCGTGTAGCGGAAGACCAAGTAGTGTGAACGCGAAAGTATTAAGCTTCGCAGCCAATCATGTAAAAGTTCGTGAAATTTTGGCTGAAAGAGGCATTTTAATTCCAATTGAAACTCAGTTTTTACCCGCTTTACATGATACAACTAGAGATGAAATTGTTTTTTACGATGAAGAATTACTTTCTGTAATAAATACTTTTTCACATAAAGAAAACAACAAAACATTCACAGACGCTTTAGCAAATAATGCCAAAGAACGCTCTAGACGATTTGATACCATAAATTCTAACGAAAGCATTTCAAAAGTACATGAGAAAATAAAAAATCGTTCGGTTTCACTATTTGAACCTCGACCTGAATTAAATCATGCAACAAATGCCATGTGTATTGTTGGAAGAAGAAGTGTTTCGGACCATGTATTTCTAGACAGACGTTCGTTTATGAATTCTTTTGATTATGAAGTAGATCCAAAAGGCGATTATTTAGCTGGAATTTTAAATGCCGTAGCTCCAGTTGGTGGCGGAATTAATTTAGAATATTATTTTTCTAGAGTCGACAATCATAAACTCGGCGCAGGTTCCAAATTACCTCATAATGTAATGGGATTAATTGGCGTTGCGAATGGAATTGACGGCGATTTACGACCAGGTTTACCTAGTCAAATGATTGAAGTTCACGATCCATTACGATTATTAATTGTAGTAGAACATTTTCCTGAAATTGTAAAATATGCCATAACAAAAGTTCCCGCAACTTACGAATGGTTTATCAATAATTGGGTTAATTTGGTTGCCTTACATCCAGAAACTAAAGAACTATATCGTTTTGTGAATGGTGAATTTGAAATTTATAAACCCGTTTTTTATAACATACAAACTATCGATAATTCTTTGGAATATGCGATAACGAGTTCGGAAAATTTAAACATAACGCTACTAAAATAA
- a CDS encoding GIN domain-containing protein, translated as MKKLILAITLVFASTFAHAQLQGTGKTITKNYDYKNFDKLSFEDLDGTIEVEIGKPWSIAITIDDNLERLLSFSENGSGKELKIQFKGNQNNKMYVEDTNLKIKITMPEASVIKNVGNSNLTVKNVLGRYFRLENTGNGESKISGTIDKLDIIKTGNGDVNAENLVAKKADLKSTGNGNITANVSEKLTAKLTGNGDVINKGKAQFDSNSKKSGNGDLIVN; from the coding sequence ATGAAAAAATTAATCTTGGCAATAACGTTGGTCTTCGCTTCAACTTTTGCACACGCACAACTACAAGGAACAGGAAAAACGATCACCAAAAATTATGACTACAAAAATTTCGACAAGCTTTCTTTTGAAGATTTAGATGGAACTATTGAAGTTGAGATTGGCAAACCTTGGAGCATTGCTATAACTATCGATGACAATTTGGAACGTCTCCTGAGTTTTTCAGAAAACGGTTCGGGTAAAGAACTAAAAATTCAATTCAAAGGAAACCAAAATAACAAAATGTATGTTGAAGATACCAATCTAAAAATAAAAATCACGATGCCAGAGGCAAGTGTCATCAAAAACGTTGGCAACAGTAATTTAACCGTTAAAAATGTTTTGGGTCGTTACTTTAGATTAGAAAACACCGGAAATGGCGAAAGTAAAATTAGCGGAACGATTGACAAATTGGATATCATTAAAACTGGAAATGGCGATGTAAACGCAGAGAATCTAGTTGCTAAAAAAGCCGATTTAAAAAGTACTGGAAACGGAAATATAACTGCCAATGTCAGTGAAAAACTTACTGCAAAATTAACTGGAAACGGTGATGTTATAAACAAAGGAAAAGCCCAATTTGATAGTAATTCGAAAAAATCAGGTAATGGCGATTTGATTGTCAATTAA
- the rbfA gene encoding 30S ribosome-binding factor RbfA, giving the protein METNRQKKIGGVIQKDLVDILQGEVRKNGLANLVISVSKVTVTTDLSVATVHLSVFPQEKANEILEAVKSNSKNIKHDLSQRVRLQLRKVPNLVFFIDDSLDYIEKIDNALANRDNPIENRDLLDKRRFQ; this is encoded by the coding sequence ATGGAAACAAATAGACAGAAAAAAATAGGTGGGGTGATCCAAAAAGATTTGGTTGACATTCTACAAGGTGAAGTGAGAAAAAACGGATTGGCAAACTTAGTCATTTCGGTATCCAAGGTTACGGTGACTACAGATTTATCAGTAGCTACGGTGCATTTAAGTGTATTTCCTCAAGAAAAAGCAAATGAAATTCTGGAGGCTGTAAAATCAAATTCTAAGAATATTAAGCATGACTTGTCTCAACGTGTACGATTACAATTGAGAAAAGTTCCAAATTTGGTTTTCTTTATTGATGACTCTTTAGATTATATTGAAAAAATAGACAATGCTCTTGCTAACCGAGACAATCCTATTGAAAACAGAGATTTATTAGACAAACGTAGATTTCAATAA